Proteins encoded together in one Bos indicus isolate NIAB-ARS_2022 breed Sahiwal x Tharparkar chromosome 25, NIAB-ARS_B.indTharparkar_mat_pri_1.0, whole genome shotgun sequence window:
- the LOC109578164 gene encoding cytochrome c oxidase subunit NDUFA4-like: MICRTVSQAKKHPSLIPFFLFIGAVGTGAALYVLHLALFNPLLNNNDSWNKLGPNGQYKFYSVNVDYSKLKKEGPDSYMKRFTIKLLE; this comes from the exons ATGATCTGCCGGACCGTCAGTCAGGCCAAGAAGCATCCTAGCTTGATCCCCTTCTTCCTATTTATTGGAGCAGTTGGTACTGGAGCAGCACTGTATGTCTTGCACTTGGCCTTGTTCAATCCT ctactgaacaacaatgacagctGGAACAAACTGGGTCCTAATGGTCAGTACAAGTTCTACTCTGTGAATGTAGATTATAGCAAACTGAAGAAAGAAGGTCCAGACTCCTATATGAAACGTTTCACTATAAAGCTGCTAGAATGA